A single region of the Silene latifolia isolate original U9 population chromosome 8, ASM4854445v1, whole genome shotgun sequence genome encodes:
- the LOC141595404 gene encoding protein FAR1-RELATED SEQUENCE 5-like, which produces MVTSEGAGLHNHNVAIYKDGDRHFAGLDAEENAYVRQQTLAGVLPRDIKNGLHLRTPEKPQPSSTQLYNETRKIRKEVRGERNTAQQMLALAVEAKYVHWHEIDSESKELTHIFMAHLEAIKLFRAYPYVVIMDSTYKTNIYKNPLIEMVGVTPTGSSFLIACSMIPTESDENYKWLLRKLAAILDVTGVASPSVFVTDRELGLISALEQVFPRVEHLLCRWHVNKTINAKALISFRTEGMRKHVITNPEDGWNKVINAVTEVAFQHAWQCFCRKWPFMADYIRAAWGQHAEKFVLCYTNKVLHFGNTATSRVESAHSLLKAWLKLKHLTLDSMWSRIHGMLESQHSKINKELEDEMSKPMRTSRTFSLFQGNVST; this is translated from the coding sequence ATGGTAACCTCCGAGGGTGCTGGACTACACAACCACAACGTAGCCATTTATAAGGACGGGGATCGACACTTTGCAGGATTGGACGCGGAAGAGAATGCATATGTTAGGCAACAAACATTGGCCGGGGTTCTACCGAGGGATATTAAAAATGGTCTTCATTTGAGAACCCCCGAAAAACCTCAACCGTCAAGCACCCAACTATATAatgaaacaaggaaaattaggAAAGAAGTTAGGGGTGAAAGAAACACCGCTCAGCAAATGTTGGCTCTAGCGGTAGAAGCGAAATACGTCCACTGGCACGAGATTGATTCCGAGTCAAAAGAGTTGACTCACATTTTCATGGCTCATCttgaagcgattaagttgttcCGGGCTTATCCTTATGTCGTCATCATGGATTCGACTTATAAAACCAACATTTACAAGAATCCACTCATTGAGATGGTTGGTGTGACACCCACGGGATCGTCCTTCTTAATTGCATGTTCGATGATTCCTACCGAGTCTGACGAGAATTACAAGTGGCTGTTGAGAAAGTTAGCTGCGATTTTAGATGTCACCGGAGTAGCGTCCCCTTCTGTATTTGTCACCGACCGGGAATTGGGTTTGATCAGCGCTCTTGAGCAAGTATTTCCCCGGGTTGAGCATTTGTTGTGTAGATGGCATGTGAACAAAACCATCAATGCAAAAGCCTTGATATCATTCAGAACTGAGGGTATGAGGAAACATGTCATCACAAATCCAGAAGACGGTTGGAATAAGGTGATCAATGCAGTTACCGAGGTAGCGTTTCAGCATGCTTGGCAGTGTTTCTGTCGTAAGTGGCCGTTTATGGCCGATTATATACGGGCAGCTTGGGGTCAACACGCAGAGAAGTTCGTTTTATGCTATACAAACAAGGTCTTACATTTTGGTAACACGGCAACTTCCCGTGTTGAGTCAGCACATTCTCTATTGAAAGCTTGGTTGAAGTTAAAGCATCTCACACTTGACTCCATGTGGTCCCGTATCCACGGCATGCTTGAAAGTCAACACTCCAAGATTAATAAAGAACTCGAAGATGAAATGAGTAAACCAATGAGAACATCTCGTACTTTCTCCTTATTTCAAGGAAACGTGTCTACTTAG